A portion of the Bdellovibrio sp. ArHS genome contains these proteins:
- a CDS encoding polyphosphate polymerase domain-containing protein, protein MSIQVSPLNLERYELKYLISPDLVEPISRFVEAYCFMDHFSEVAEDKYYTINSLYLDSPSYYILRFKERANAFSFNMRIRSYGAGTTPPYFFEVKYKVREFVKKKRAKVSVARWQDILNFDLIPEGLDEGSRSNLEDFLRQKITYNVAPVILTQYRRKAYISHVDDYARVTFDRDLRFHEVDAWTVTPNEKLLSHYDHPDSFEEPGKCVVLELKCEKKIPLWMIDLIRRFGLVSGSFSKFGNSMATHLGIPDVTSPGILYR, encoded by the coding sequence ATGAGCATTCAGGTGTCGCCCCTAAATTTGGAAAGATACGAGTTAAAATATTTGATTTCCCCGGATCTTGTTGAGCCCATTTCCCGGTTCGTAGAAGCGTACTGTTTTATGGACCATTTCTCTGAGGTCGCAGAGGATAAGTACTACACGATTAACAGTCTCTATTTGGACTCGCCCTCGTACTATATTTTGCGATTTAAAGAGCGTGCGAATGCCTTTAGTTTTAATATGCGCATTCGTTCCTACGGAGCGGGAACGACTCCGCCTTATTTCTTTGAAGTGAAATACAAGGTGCGGGAATTCGTAAAAAAGAAAAGAGCGAAAGTGTCAGTCGCTCGATGGCAGGATATTTTAAATTTTGACTTGATTCCTGAAGGTCTGGATGAAGGATCTCGCAGCAATCTGGAAGATTTCCTGCGACAAAAAATCACATACAATGTCGCCCCGGTTATTCTGACGCAGTATCGGCGCAAGGCCTATATTTCCCATGTCGATGATTATGCGCGGGTGACGTTTGACAGAGATTTAAGGTTTCATGAAGTGGATGCCTGGACAGTCACCCCTAATGAAAAGCTTTTGAGTCACTATGATCACCCGGACTCATTTGAAGAACCGGGAAAGTGCGTGGTGCTAGAACTAAAATGCGAAAAAAAAATTCCGCTATGGATGATTGATCTGATTCGTCGCTTCGGGCTGGTCAGTGGCTCTTTTTCAAAGTTTGGTAATTCCATGGCGACGCATTTGGGAATTCCTGACGTGACGTCGCCAGGAATTCTATATCGGTAG
- the rfaE2 gene encoding D-glycero-beta-D-manno-heptose 1-phosphate adenylyltransferase translates to MGQVRKFDDIENSLAPLRSQGKKIVFTNGCFDLLHVGHVRYLQEARALGDVLVVGVNSDASVKKLKGPTRPVQVENDRAEILAALAAVDFTVIFTEETPENLIHKVRPDILVKGGDWKIESIVGAPFVMSYGGKVMSLQFVDGKSTTKLIEKAQK, encoded by the coding sequence ATGGGCCAAGTTCGTAAATTTGATGATATTGAAAACAGCTTGGCTCCGCTTCGCTCTCAAGGAAAAAAAATCGTTTTCACCAATGGCTGCTTTGATCTTCTGCATGTCGGCCACGTTCGTTATTTGCAGGAAGCCAGAGCTTTAGGTGATGTCCTGGTGGTCGGAGTCAACTCGGATGCCAGTGTAAAAAAACTTAAAGGCCCTACTCGCCCAGTACAGGTTGAAAATGATCGTGCCGAGATCTTGGCGGCTCTAGCGGCCGTGGATTTCACGGTGATCTTTACCGAAGAAACGCCCGAAAATCTGATTCACAAAGTTCGCCCCGACATTTTAGTCAAAGGCGGCGACTGGAAAATAGAATCGATTGTGGGTGCTCCGTTTGTCATGTCCTACGGCGGGAAGGTCATGTCGCTCCAGTTTGTGGATGGCAAGTCCACAACGAAACTGATCGAAAAAGCGCAAAAATAA
- a CDS encoding polysaccharide deacetylase family protein gives MKNWIVKALAIGLAGTLVGCGNSISKKVQQAVTDNQQAQSNLEWEQSEAHPEALFEEWRQSETKGAPRENLPHEICESLAQLDALSLTLFENEIRDAQNEALLAGCKAELLSSIDSYFSSERQKLSVSVNALVPARTTNSFKFPTNVQKRDTSNGYYATYGDTARKEVILTFDDGPNNIYTPSILRSLNEVNAKAIFFALGKNSRLNPETLKLVASQGHAIGSHTETHSCIGNSSACRKMHGRNFTFDEAVEEIRKGHQAIYDVLGWIDPFFRFPYAEGSPQLRNFLKTSSTGDFSWVIDSEDWKAQSNDNVLRNTLNQVEAKGRGIILFHDIQRKTAEIMPTFLRELYTRGYSVVLLQSADPSARYNSKLVKKRVP, from the coding sequence ATGAAGAATTGGATTGTAAAAGCTCTGGCAATTGGTTTGGCGGGGACTCTTGTAGGTTGCGGAAATAGTATCAGCAAAAAAGTGCAACAAGCGGTCACGGACAATCAGCAAGCTCAGTCTAACCTGGAGTGGGAACAATCCGAGGCACATCCCGAAGCTTTGTTCGAGGAGTGGCGCCAGTCCGAAACAAAGGGCGCTCCTCGCGAAAATCTTCCTCACGAGATTTGTGAAAGTCTTGCGCAACTGGATGCACTGTCTTTAACTCTTTTTGAAAACGAAATTCGTGATGCACAGAACGAGGCTTTGCTTGCGGGCTGCAAAGCGGAACTCCTGTCCAGTATTGATTCTTACTTTTCTTCGGAAAGACAGAAGTTGTCTGTGAGTGTGAACGCCTTGGTTCCAGCGCGAACGACGAACAGCTTTAAGTTCCCAACAAATGTGCAGAAGCGCGATACCTCAAATGGTTACTATGCGACGTACGGGGATACGGCTCGCAAAGAAGTGATTCTGACTTTTGATGATGGGCCGAACAATATCTATACTCCCTCTATTTTGCGATCTTTAAATGAGGTGAATGCCAAAGCGATTTTCTTTGCATTGGGAAAGAACTCGCGTTTGAATCCCGAGACCTTGAAGCTAGTGGCTTCGCAAGGACATGCGATCGGTTCTCATACTGAAACTCATAGCTGTATCGGAAATAGTTCCGCTTGTCGAAAAATGCACGGACGTAACTTCACTTTTGACGAAGCCGTAGAAGAAATCCGCAAAGGACATCAGGCTATTTATGACGTCTTGGGTTGGATTGATCCTTTCTTCCGATTTCCCTATGCTGAAGGCTCTCCGCAATTAAGAAATTTCTTAAAGACGAGCTCGACGGGCGATTTTTCCTGGGTGATTGACAGTGAAGACTGGAAGGCTCAGTCGAATGACAACGTTTTGCGCAACACCTTGAATCAGGTGGAGGCTAAAGGTCGTGGAATCATTCTTTTCCACGATATCCAAAGGAAAACGGCGGAAATTATGCCGACATTCCTTCGCGAGCTTTACACGCGCGGTTACAGTGTTGTATTACTTCAATCTGCTGATCCGTCAGCGAGATACAACAGTAAACTTGTGAAGAAAAGAGTTCCGTAG
- a CDS encoding 16S rRNA (uracil(1498)-N(3))-methyltransferase, which yields MRRYWIEKKDLFQDQVNFTGDVFHHIFDVCRQEVGSKFEVLTEDSKAYFVEVTVVAKKNATARILEERIIPPLKEPHIHLALSISRFPVMDAIMEKAVEMGVKSIQPFFSEFSFLRTGEKLSDNKVERWDKIVRSATQQSGRGDLLKVQPAISFEKISDLINQDANHVGLFAYEGPSTLSIKDYVQQVKSQHPQGVKAIWIIVGSEGGFSHNEVEKFQQLGLRPVTLGPQVLRVETACMALVSVLKYDFDLMC from the coding sequence ATGAGACGCTATTGGATCGAAAAAAAAGATTTGTTCCAGGATCAGGTGAACTTCACGGGTGATGTTTTTCATCATATTTTCGATGTCTGCCGCCAAGAGGTGGGCTCGAAGTTCGAAGTACTTACGGAAGATAGCAAAGCGTATTTCGTCGAAGTCACGGTGGTGGCAAAAAAGAACGCCACCGCTCGTATTCTTGAAGAACGAATCATACCTCCATTAAAAGAGCCTCATATCCATTTGGCCCTTTCCATTTCACGCTTCCCCGTCATGGATGCCATTATGGAAAAAGCTGTGGAAATGGGGGTTAAAAGCATTCAGCCATTCTTTTCAGAATTCAGTTTTCTTAGAACTGGCGAAAAGCTTTCTGATAACAAGGTCGAACGCTGGGACAAGATTGTCCGCTCCGCTACACAACAGTCTGGCCGCGGCGATTTGCTGAAGGTGCAGCCCGCGATTTCGTTCGAGAAAATATCAGATTTGATTAACCAGGATGCGAACCACGTGGGTCTATTTGCTTATGAGGGTCCATCGACTCTTAGCATCAAGGATTATGTTCAACAGGTGAAATCCCAGCATCCTCAAGGAGTTAAGGCGATCTGGATTATCGTGGGCTCGGAAGGCGGATTTTCTCACAATGAAGTCGAAAAATTTCAGCAACTAGGCCTTCGCCCAGTCACCTTGGGACCCCAGGTTTTGCGAGTTGAAACGGCTTGCATGGCTCTGGTATCAGTCCTAAAGTATGACTTTGATCTGATGTGTTGA
- a CDS encoding 50S ribosomal protein L11 methyltransferase, whose product MSDNSYFRIRLSQVPAELEDIITTHSFECGASGVTEALAFIQPDLTYDPKLLHVRSHEMDVFFPEEPAQTFFDGLLEINAGIRWNIFEEENKDWLEEWKKGFKPFKLVGDFWVVPSWLQPPEECKHAIFIDPGMAFGTGTHATTQMMAFFIHKLAEKYKSEIAEWAMLDVGTGTAILAMLAQMSGMGLVTGIEIDPEARRVARENVKLNHLEQIDIPETQIEDMRSQYDVVVANIIDGVLINIKSDLLRVLKPGGHILLTGILEERDNHFFEKFMENSGLTVLRRLEKDEWVGYWAQAKL is encoded by the coding sequence ATGAGTGACAATTCTTATTTTCGTATCCGCCTAAGCCAAGTGCCAGCCGAACTGGAAGACATCATCACCACACACAGTTTTGAATGTGGCGCCTCTGGAGTGACAGAGGCTTTGGCATTTATTCAACCCGATCTCACCTACGATCCCAAACTTCTTCACGTTCGTTCCCACGAAATGGATGTTTTTTTCCCAGAAGAACCTGCTCAGACTTTCTTTGACGGTCTTTTGGAAATCAATGCCGGCATCAGATGGAATATTTTCGAGGAAGAAAATAAGGACTGGTTGGAAGAATGGAAAAAAGGATTTAAGCCTTTTAAACTGGTCGGCGATTTCTGGGTGGTTCCGTCCTGGTTGCAGCCACCAGAAGAATGCAAACACGCGATCTTTATCGATCCCGGAATGGCTTTTGGTACGGGCACTCATGCCACGACGCAAATGATGGCCTTCTTCATCCACAAGCTGGCCGAAAAATATAAAAGTGAAATTGCCGAATGGGCTATGCTCGACGTCGGCACCGGCACCGCGATTCTCGCTATGTTGGCACAGATGAGTGGTATGGGCCTGGTCACTGGAATTGAAATTGATCCTGAAGCTCGCCGTGTGGCGCGTGAAAATGTGAAGCTGAATCATCTGGAACAAATCGATATTCCCGAAACACAGATTGAAGATATGCGCTCTCAATATGATGTGGTGGTCGCCAACATTATTGATGGCGTTCTAATCAATATCAAATCCGACCTTCTTCGTGTCTTAAAACCAGGTGGTCACATCCTTCTGACAGGTATTCTTGAAGAACGTGACAATCACTTCTTTGAAAAATTCATGGAAAACTCAGGTCTCACAGTTCTTCGTCGCCTCGAAAAAGACGAATGGGTGGGCTATTGGGCCCAAGCAAAACTATGA
- a CDS encoding biotin/lipoyl-binding protein produces the protein MIKATRSFFRTFLEDFVGSDNKFLAAVWCVAVVVILGFGFFLNSETVSILGIAESREFQVNFDTAVEIKQIHVIPGQVVKKGDLLLELGQKELDSQLRILRSRYDRLLAELKLRREIAYLTKDNSKMPEGADPLLVDLNDTKKEMSLLENRLRNLFVFAELDGAVGAVNFKNGEKAPAFAPLVTLVPVNPSYINGYVNENLHATVHVGQLVDVISASGQKIQGRVSSVGTRIVQIPDRVLRIQSLPAWGREVVVKIPSANGFLVGEKVSVKKSWGITLFSTAQAEQAGAAEDSFQSLEEINFPRRITELFQPEISGIVYIPDIHQFAMISDDYPEDRPAILLMNTKGEVAEQMLPIEGLERMEDIESISSDGDFLYLLSSLSATKKENLKDARQLFVKVRRNGIRFTLQKQVDLRKALLGALSRSQDKVLQAVFKQSQGTRLHDLEVEGHFVKNGDLYIALKRPLVFAGEGLILKLANAEKIFATGVLESRNVSVALRFPLSLPGKPTRLYLSDMISLEDHIYVSTSCVSEKCSAVWRINPETGASELIQEFNLKKLEGIAIGPSGHQIFGVFDNKKGGKFITIPFAATQGQK, from the coding sequence ATGATCAAGGCGACCCGCTCATTTTTTAGAACCTTTCTGGAGGACTTTGTCGGTTCCGACAATAAATTTCTGGCAGCGGTCTGGTGTGTTGCTGTGGTTGTCATTTTGGGCTTCGGATTCTTCTTAAATTCAGAAACGGTCAGTATTCTAGGAATAGCAGAGTCGCGGGAATTTCAGGTGAACTTCGATACCGCCGTCGAAATAAAACAAATCCACGTTATACCCGGGCAGGTCGTAAAAAAAGGCGATCTTCTTTTAGAATTGGGGCAGAAAGAACTGGACAGCCAGTTGCGCATTCTAAGATCTCGATATGATCGATTGTTGGCCGAGTTGAAGCTGCGGCGGGAGATCGCTTATTTGACAAAAGACAATTCAAAAATGCCCGAGGGGGCAGACCCTTTGCTGGTCGATCTGAATGACACCAAAAAAGAAATGAGTTTGCTTGAAAATCGTCTGCGGAACCTTTTTGTATTTGCCGAATTGGATGGTGCCGTTGGTGCGGTAAACTTTAAAAACGGTGAAAAGGCGCCCGCTTTTGCTCCGCTCGTGACTTTGGTTCCCGTCAATCCCAGCTATATCAATGGCTATGTAAATGAAAATCTGCATGCGACAGTGCATGTCGGTCAGCTTGTGGATGTCATTTCGGCCAGTGGGCAGAAAATTCAAGGACGGGTGAGCAGTGTCGGCACTCGTATCGTGCAGATTCCGGATCGGGTCTTACGAATTCAGAGCCTGCCAGCGTGGGGACGGGAAGTTGTTGTGAAGATTCCCAGTGCGAATGGATTTTTGGTGGGTGAAAAAGTAAGCGTGAAAAAATCTTGGGGCATCACTCTTTTTAGCACTGCGCAGGCGGAACAAGCGGGTGCTGCGGAAGACAGCTTTCAAAGTCTTGAAGAAATTAATTTTCCCCGTCGTATCACCGAACTATTTCAGCCGGAGATCTCGGGAATTGTCTACATTCCCGATATACATCAATTTGCGATGATTTCGGATGACTATCCCGAGGATCGACCCGCTATTCTTCTGATGAACACCAAAGGTGAAGTGGCCGAACAAATGCTGCCTATAGAGGGGTTGGAAAGAATGGAGGATATTGAATCCATTTCTTCAGACGGGGATTTTCTTTATCTTTTAAGTTCCTTGTCAGCGACCAAGAAAGAAAACCTCAAAGACGCCAGACAGCTTTTTGTAAAGGTTCGCCGCAATGGAATTCGTTTTACTTTGCAAAAACAGGTCGACTTAAGAAAAGCTCTTCTCGGGGCCTTGTCTCGGTCCCAAGATAAGGTTTTGCAGGCGGTGTTCAAACAAAGTCAGGGGACCCGACTTCATGATTTGGAAGTCGAAGGTCACTTCGTCAAAAATGGCGATCTTTACATCGCTTTGAAAAGACCGCTGGTTTTTGCCGGTGAAGGACTCATTCTAAAATTGGCGAACGCAGAAAAAATTTTCGCAACAGGGGTCCTGGAAAGTCGCAATGTCAGTGTGGCTTTGCGTTTCCCGCTAAGCCTGCCTGGAAAGCCGACCCGTCTTTATCTTTCGGACATGATTTCTTTGGAAGATCACATCTATGTCTCAACCTCTTGTGTGTCCGAAAAATGCAGTGCGGTTTGGCGCATCAATCCCGAGACCGGCGCAAGCGAACTGATCCAGGAGTTTAATCTTAAAAAGTTGGAAGGAATTGCTATTGGTCCTTCGGGTCATCAGATTTTCGGGGTTTTTGATAATAAAAAAGGAGGCAAATTTATTACCATTCCCTTTGCCGCGACACAGGGGCAGAAATGA
- a CDS encoding YkgJ family cysteine cluster protein — translation MKRPDVDRPSTWKPYRTDMCRGCWGGCCTMPVEIKISDLIRLGLTDEDEAAGSIKKLAKRLMKEGYITSYRQGTEFFMLSQKANRDCWFLDSKTRLCTVYEKRPDTCRSFPSIGPRPGFCPGST, via the coding sequence ATGAAACGCCCTGATGTCGACCGCCCCTCAACGTGGAAACCCTATCGCACTGACATGTGCAGAGGCTGCTGGGGCGGCTGCTGTACGATGCCCGTTGAAATTAAGATCTCGGACTTGATTCGTCTGGGACTGACCGATGAAGACGAAGCAGCGGGTTCGATTAAAAAATTAGCCAAGCGTTTGATGAAAGAGGGGTATATTACCTCTTACCGACAGGGTACCGAGTTCTTTATGTTATCGCAAAAGGCCAACCGCGATTGTTGGTTTCTCGACTCAAAAACACGCCTTTGCACAGTTTATGAAAAGCGTCCCGATACTTGTCGTAGCTTCCCTTCGATCGGCCCGCGTCCTGGATTCTGCCCGGGAAGCACCTAG
- a CDS encoding RDD family protein has protein sequence MDPFEEFEFKPLTDGLGFHKKKAAAGAKDEPKTETFSKNRMMGQGLELIEESSVDPLRPPLPRKSRNTSPQIQPAPGATEVGGDGSAAVDEILKTLQKNRRLDFDNSKQKISQAAVKEEYKKATWSFSAAMLDGMLVVASSLLCMIILLVITKVDLIGNLTNPDSQGMIYIATLSLFAMVSFAYLTVNRLFMGCTPGEWAFDQRVGQPAELNKASYSLRVVARSLLVIATGFIVFPILSTVLGQDLAGSITGARLYKKA, from the coding sequence ATGGATCCCTTCGAGGAATTTGAGTTTAAGCCACTCACGGACGGTCTAGGTTTTCATAAAAAGAAAGCGGCCGCAGGCGCCAAAGATGAACCGAAGACAGAGACATTTTCTAAAAACCGTATGATGGGTCAAGGCTTGGAGTTGATTGAAGAATCCTCTGTGGACCCATTACGTCCTCCTTTGCCACGCAAAAGCCGTAATACCTCCCCACAAATCCAACCGGCTCCTGGTGCGACCGAAGTCGGTGGCGATGGTTCTGCGGCCGTTGACGAAATTCTCAAGACTCTTCAGAAGAATCGTCGTTTGGATTTCGACAACAGCAAACAAAAAATCTCGCAAGCTGCGGTTAAAGAAGAATACAAAAAAGCGACGTGGAGTTTTTCTGCCGCCATGCTGGATGGGATGCTTGTTGTCGCCTCTAGTTTGTTGTGCATGATTATTTTGCTGGTGATCACGAAAGTGGATCTCATTGGTAATCTGACAAATCCAGATTCACAAGGAATGATCTACATCGCGACATTGTCACTGTTCGCGATGGTGAGCTTTGCTTATCTGACGGTGAACCGTTTATTCATGGGCTGCACACCTGGTGAGTGGGCTTTTGATCAGCGTGTTGGTCAACCTGCAGAACTAAATAAAGCGTCTTACTCTTTGCGAGTGGTCGCTCGTTCTTTGCTGGTTATCGCGACTGGCTTTATTGTCTTCCCAATTCTTTCGACTGTTCTGGGACAGGATCTTGCAGGTTCTATCACAGGCGCTCGCCTCTATAAAAAGGCATAA
- a CDS encoding DUF4956 domain-containing protein — protein sequence MLDFSILNSSFSNPTWISIVYAFLLSFVLGTVLAVIYVKTFRGLSYSLNFLHGLVLLPIVIAIAMQAIGDNVARGIGMIGALSLLRFRTNVKDPRDMFFIFASLAVGLASGVHAYGIAILGTVCFVVALLILQGSSFAAGPQFDGLLRFNLARNPEQQRQIENVLEGKCRHFALATIREMGQGERLDFSYQIRLKPQMTSAQLIEDLGKVDSVRGLNFMNQESVIEV from the coding sequence ATGTTGGACTTTTCGATTCTTAATTCTTCATTTTCAAACCCGACTTGGATCTCGATAGTTTATGCGTTTCTGTTAAGTTTTGTTTTAGGAACGGTCTTAGCAGTGATCTACGTGAAAACCTTCCGAGGGCTCTCGTATTCGTTAAATTTTCTGCATGGCCTGGTTCTTCTGCCCATCGTAATTGCGATCGCTATGCAGGCTATTGGCGATAATGTGGCCCGAGGGATCGGGATGATCGGTGCTTTGTCGTTATTGCGCTTTCGCACGAATGTTAAAGACCCGCGCGACATGTTTTTTATCTTTGCATCCTTGGCAGTGGGGTTGGCTTCGGGCGTTCATGCCTATGGAATCGCCATTCTAGGAACGGTTTGCTTTGTTGTGGCTCTATTGATTCTACAAGGTTCCTCTTTTGCTGCGGGCCCTCAATTTGACGGTCTTCTGCGCTTCAATTTGGCCCGAAATCCCGAGCAGCAAAGACAGATAGAGAACGTCTTGGAAGGCAAATGCCGTCATTTTGCTTTGGCGACTATTCGCGAAATGGGGCAGGGGGAACGCTTGGATTTTTCCTATCAGATCCGTCTTAAACCCCAGATGACGTCTGCGCAGCTCATTGAGGATCTTGGCAAGGTCGATTCTGTTCGAGGTCTGAATTTTATGAATCAAGAATCAGTGATCGAGGTTTAA